From the Ostrinia nubilalis chromosome 16, ilOstNubi1.1, whole genome shotgun sequence genome, one window contains:
- the LOC135079513 gene encoding uncharacterized protein LOC135079513: MDVKKTKEAHPQWYYLKIICKLIYYVGIGDCWYEETKRSRTHKVLYAIWAVLINGYIILETCNEVLANFRTDLTIKEKNDLIQFTFAHTLLSAKYFCLILQRKRVRVLFKRMVGEEWLYVCLDIDKKSVKKAMLYSLTLAAMTYTTLFFTALDALRGTIREGIPFRTEVHLFPSPSYSGIFFGFLYVLKECHWWVIATNMILVDGLSIFSLVYLGSKCKLVCKYFYSLREKTIKNSKSMSKETLGQEFEKDFINGIKLHEDTLWCARNVQYSLGNIYGVAVVETTSLLVFCLVKLVSAERNLTFLIANLMYIGCVVVINGAYMMVAGDITYEISKLPMSMFYCGWELVPWRPGLRSLIVVALQCSQKPIYMTAFGVITLSYSNFISVIRASYSFFAVFR, encoded by the exons ATGGACGTCAAAAAAACTAAAGAGGCCCACCCTCAGTGGTACTACTTGAAGATAATATGCAAGCTCATTTACTACGTGGGCATTGGCGACTGCTGGTACGAAGAAACCAAAAGAAGTCGCACTCACAAGGTTCTGTACGCGATTTGGGCTGTACTTATCAACGGGTACATAATATTAGAGACCTGCAACGAAGTGCTGGCCAACTTCAGAACAGATCTGACTATCAAGGAAAAGAACGACTTGATTCAGTTCACTTTTGCGCACACTCTACTCAGCGCCAAATACTTTTGCTTGATACTCCAGAGAAAAAGAGTGAGGGTTCTTTTCAAGAGAATGGTCGGTGAAGAATGGTTGTATGTCTGCCTGGATATAGATAAGAAATCTGTGAAGAAAGCCATGCTTTACTCACTTACTTTGGCAGCCATGACTTACACTACGTTGTTCTTCACTGCGTTAGACGCTTTGAGGGGTACTATTAGAGAAG GGATCCCATTCCGCACAGAAGTCCATCTTTTTCCGAGTCCATCGTATTCTGGAATCTTCTTTGGGTTTCTATACGTCTTAAAAGAATGTCACTGGTGGGTCATAGCCACCAATATGATCTTGGTGGATGGGCTCTCTATTTTCTCCCTTGTCTACCTCGGGTCAAAATGTAAACTTGTGTGCAAGTATTTCTATAGCTTGAGAGAAAAAACTATTAAGAACTCTAAAAGTATGAGTAAGGAAACCTTGGGCCAGGAGTTTGAAAAAGACTTCATTAACGGGATAAAGCTGCATGAAGATACACTATG GTGTGCCCGAAACGTCCAATATTCTTTAGGAAACATTTACGGAGTGGCAGTTGTTGAAACAACATCACTTCTCGTGTTCTGTCTCGTCAAATTAGTT AGTGCAGAAAGGAACTTGACGTTTCTGATCGCGAACTTAATGTACATTGGCTGCGTGGTGGTGATCAATGGGGCTTATATGATGGTTGCAGGGGACATCACATATGAA attTCCAAACTGCCAATGTCAATGTTTTATTGCGGTTGGGAGCTGGTCCCCTGGAGACCTGGGTTGCGTTCCCTGATCGTAGTGGCTCTCCAGTGCAGCCAGAAACCTATCTACATGACTGCTTTTGGCGTTATCACGTTGTCTTATAGCAACTTTATTTCG GTTATACGTGCTTCTTATTCGTTCTTTGCCGTGTTCCGGTAA